TTCCCAGTCTGGAGACTGGGAACGAGAATTAAATAAACTAAGAAATAATATGCTAGAACAAATTAATCAAGTTGCTTTTGCTGTAATTCTCGTAATCATCGTTTATATTATTCTGCGGATATTATTCCCAGAAAATAATCAAGATACATCTAATAATAATGAATCTGTAACCTCTCCAGACACAGAACAGAAAATCAAAGATTTAGAAATTCAATGTCAACGACTAAGGGAGGAATTAAAACAACAATCTCAACAATTGCAAAGTGATTTTCAAAATGAAACTTTTACCCAATTACAAACCTTACTCAGCAACTATCCCACAGTCAAAAAAATGGCTTTAGCTAAACCTGATTTACCAGCTAAAAATCTAATTTCCCTATTTACATCTTTAGATAATTTAATTACCAGTTGGGGTTATACTGCTATTGGTGAAACTTGGGAACAGGTTAATTATAATCCCCAATTACATCAAGCTGATAGTGATGATATTCAAGAAGGGGAATTAGTCTATATTCGTTTTATTGGTTATCAAAATAGTGATAAAATTCTCTATGCTGCTAAGGTTAGTCGCACTCTTCCTCCAGGATTTGATAATAATTAAATGATAATATAGTAGGTTAGGTTGAGGAACGAAACCCAACATTTACTGCTTACAAATTATTAAATAAGTAAGTGGGCGTTAAAAAATATAATATAAACCTAACCCCCCAGCCCCCTTCCCTACTAGGGAAGGGGGAGTCAAAGCCTCTCCCCTGGTAGGGGAGAGGTTTGGAGAGAGGTTTTATATTTAATTGTGCCAAGTTACTTAATATCTTTATTATGTCTGAACCCAACATAAAAATATTTCGTTTTTGTTGGGTTGCGCTTCGCTTAACCCAACCTACTTGAATTATGACAATTATTGCAATTGATTTTGGTACAAGTAATACTGTAATTAGTATTTTAGAACCTGATACTCAACAACCTAAAAGTTTACGTTTTCCTAATTTATCCCGTGTATTTGTGGGTGTGACTTCTCAAGGTGAAAGATTAGAATATCCGGTTATTCCTAGTTTAATATTTATTAAATCAGGTAATAATATTATATTAGGTGAAGGTGTGAGAAGTCAACGTTTAGGACTTTCTCAAAGTTATCCTCCTGAACGGTTATTTAAAAAGTTTAAACGTGATTTAGCTGGGGATTATCAACCACCAGCAATTCAAATTGATGGCATAAATTATCATGTTGTTTCTGTTTCTGAGTTGTTTATCCAAACTATTTGGACAGAAATTAAAAAGCAAAATATCGAACCTAGTCATTTAATTTTTACTGTTCCTGTTGGTGCTTTTGAACGTTATTTAGATTGGTTTCGAGATTTAGGAAAAAAGTTAAATGTTCCAAAAGTATCTATCGTTGATGAATCTACAGCAGCAGCTTTAGGTTATGCTGTAAAAAGTCCCGGTAAATTGATTTTAGTAGTAGATTTTGGTGGGGGAACTCTCGATTTAAGTTTAGTTAAAACTGTAACTAATTCTGATAAAAATAATAGTTTACGCGCTGAGGTTTTAGCTAAGTCGGAAGCTTATGTAGGTGGTGAAGATATTGATGTTTGGATAGTTGATGATTATTTACGTTCTCAAAATCTCACACCGGAAGCAGTGGGTAAAATTAGTTATCAGAATTTATTAGAAATTGCTGAAAGGTTAAAAATTCAATTATCAAAAAATTCATCTGTTTCTGAAAGTTGGTTTGATGATGAATCTTTTATGTCTTATGAATTAAAAATAACTCGTGAAAAGTTAGAAGAGATTTTAGAATATAGACAGTTTTTACAACAGTTACGAGATGCGTTAGATGAAGTTTTAACTTTTGCATTGCGAAAGGGTATTTCTAAAAATGATATTGAACAAGTTTTATTAGTGGGAGGAAGTTGTTTAATTCCCGCAGTTCAACAATTGATAATTTCTTATTTTGGTAAAACTAAGGTAAAGTTAAATAAACCTTTTGATGCAGTTTGTCATGGTGCATTAGCAATAACGCAGATTACCGAAATAGATGATTTTTTGCGTCATAGTTACGCAATTCGTTTATGGGAAAGTTACAGTAAAAGTTATATTTATCATCATTTATTTACCAAAGGTGAAAAATATCCTTGTCAACGTCAAGAATGGTTAACTTTACAAGCTGCTAATAATGGACAAAGAGAGATTCGTTTAGATATTGGTGAGTTAGGTGATACGACACAAACAGAAATTGCTTTTGATGCTTCAGGAAGAATGACTTCTAGCACTCTTCAACATCAAGAAAGTTACTGTTCTTTAGATACTCAACATCAACAGGTTTGTGTGGCAAAACTTAACCCTCCAGGTGAAGCAGGATTTGATAGAATATCGGTGTTATTTGAGGTAGATTCTCGGCGGACTTTGTTAGCAACTGTGAAAGATTTATTAACAGGAGAAGTGTTAGTTGATAGGGGAGAAATTTATAAATTGACGTAATTTTTGGTAATACCCAGAAAAAGATACTCCCGAAACTACTCAGGAAAAAGAATAAAATTCATATATTAATAATCTCTGTTAAAACCAGAAATAGTGAAATTCAAAATTCAAAAACTCCTGTGTTCCCAGTCCCTTCTAGTCTAAAGTGTGGGTTCTGGTGTTTCTGTCGGTTCTGGTGTGGGTTCTGGTGTGGGTGTTTCTGTGGGTGTGGGTTCTGGTTCTGGAGGATTTTCTGCTGTGACAGTTAGTTGATAATCTACGGGTTTTGACGCTTTGGAAACGACGACAAATTCATAAAATCCGGTTTCTGGTAATGTCTTGGAAACGTTACGTTGTGTAGAATCTTCTAAAAATGTGACTTTACCAGAGGGAGAATAAATTGATAGTAAAACTTGAGAACCGGCATCTAGTTTAACTTCCATATTTTGATCTTTGGCCAGTCCAGCAATGAAAACTTTACCTCCTCCTGGTTGGAGAGTACCGCTAATTGTTTTACCTGTAGCACCTTCAGGAAACACTATTCTTTGAAAGGCGCTGTTTGCAAGGATGGCGTTTAGTTTATCACTGACAAATGCGTGCCAAACTTGCCCTATTGGTTGATCTAGGAAATTGTTACCTCGCTGTTCTGGGAATACACGGTAGAAGGCAGCATCACCCAAGTCATACAAAGAACGACTACCAACATTGATTTTGTTAACTTCTACTTTCCAGCGATCGCGTTCTGCTGGTGTATAAGTTCCTATTTGCCTACGGGAACTCTCACTGAGAGGAGAAAGCTTATCAAGGACTTCGGAGGCGGTTTGATCCCATTCTGACCGCAAACTTTCATCTTCTGGTTTATCGCTGAGGGTGCGTCCTGTAAGACTGGGGTTTTTTTGCCAAAAGATTTGATTAATTAAACTGACATAAAAGCTATTATTTATACCCAACTGTTGACGGCGATCGCTCAATCTTTGTTTGCGTTCTCTTTCTGCTGGTGAATAATTAGCTGTGGGTTCAGGGGATGGAGTTTTGCTAGGGGTAGGACTGGATGTAATCAAGGGATCACTTCCCTTTAAACCCTCTGGGCGGTTATTGAATCCCCACCACAGCAGACCTACACTACTAAATAAGGCGACGGTAACAATAAAGACGTTTGTAGCTGTCCATACACTTGCGGTTTGAGGTGTGGGCGTGACAACAGGTTGATGGACTGGTGTTTTGGGGGGAGAGACAGCCACTGTTCCTGCTGTGGGAATAGGTGGGGGTGTGGGAGTTGGGTATTGAGTAGGAGGATAGTTAGCTGGGAGTTGGGTGGGAGGATAATCAACTCCTTGGGGGTTGAGTGCTGCAAGAACTTGACGGGTTGACTGATAGCGATCGCTTGGTCTTGGCGATAGCATTTTATCTAAAATGTTACCTAAGACGGGACTGAGGTTAACTTCTCGCCGCCATTGCCAATTTAAATTTTCAGTATCAATTAATTCTTGCGGTTGTTTACCTGTCAGTAAAACTAGCACTGTTACAGCTAACGCATATAAGTCACTGTGGGGAGACACCAGACCTGTTTGCATTTGTTCTGGAGGTGCAAACCCTATTTTTCCTAACAGAGTGCCACTGTTACTAGATGAGATTTCACCCGATTGATAATATTGAGAAGCGACAGTTGCAGCGACTTGTTTAACACCACCAAAATCAATTAATACTGGTAATTTATCAACATTGCGAAGCATTAAATTATCAGGAGAAATATCACGATGAATTACACCCACAGAGTGGATATATTCCAAGACTGGTAAAATTTGCTGTAATAGCTGACGTACTTCTATTTCTGTAAATCTTAACCCCTGCTGTTTGCGGGTATTTAATAAAGAATTATAAGTTTCTCCTTCTACATGATCTTGCACCAAAAACAGGTATTCTTTACCTTGCAAGTTCATACTTAATAATTCCCGAAAGCGGGGAATTTGGTGATGTTTTAATTGATAAAGAACACTTGCTTCCCGCTGAAATAGTTCCTTAGCTTTTTGGACAACGTAGGGAGTTTGAACTTGGGGAGAAAATTCCTTTAAAACACAAGCTTCTCGGAAACGGTTGAGGTCTTCAGCTAAATAAGTCCGTCCAAACCCACCTTGTCCGAGTAGACGAACAATAACATAGCGATCGCCTAAAGTTTGTCCAGCTTGGATACCACTGGTTGCAGTAGGGATATCTAACATTTTCTCCCCGCACTGGAGACAAAACTTACTACCCGACGGATTTTGATGCCCTTGAGAACAATAAAGATTAGTCATTAGTTAGTAGTAATTAGTAATTAGTAATTAGTAATTGGTAGATTTTCTTCCCAGTTCCCAGTCCCCAGTCCCCAATCACTTGTTCCCTACCTGATCAGATGCGATCGCATACCAAATTTGCAGAAAAGTCTGCTGATTTAGTTTCCCACGCTCTTGACCAGGAAACAATGGATCAAATTTCTGATATGTCTCTTCTCGCAAATCCTGAAAAGACTTATATTTACCCAATCTACCAGCTTTAGCCAGTTGATCCCAACGCTGAGAATCTTGTTGACTATAACTACCTATTTTCCGGCGTGCTGTTTGACTTAAATTAGCCCGTTCAATGTTCTTTAACAACTCATCAGCTGTACTATTCCACTGTTCACGTAAAACTCTATCTTCCGGTTTATCTGTTAACACCCTTCTTTGCAATCCCGTTCTTAAGGTATAAAAGCGTTCATCTACTATCCTAGTAAAAACCACTGGAGAAATTTCCAACTCTTGCAAGCGGCTGAAAACTTCTTGAATACTGCGATTACTATTTGCTACACCCCCAGGATTATTGATAGATGGTATTTTGGGAACTTCAATTTTAGGTAAAGTAATTGATGATACACTTTTTACCATAAAATTTCCCAACGCCCACACACCCACGCCAGTTAAAGTTACTCCCGTCGTAATGATAAAGCTAACAGCAAAAGGGCGCAACCATACTGGCATGGGGATTTGTTGGACAGCAAGTTGAGTCCGATGATGGAATTTACTACCAATAGCTTGGGCGCGTTTTACCCCAGGTGCGGCTACCATCGTTTTCAACTTGGTAATATAAGGATTTTGGGTATTGACGGGAGGTTGCATAGTATTTATTGTATTTACTGTATGGAGAGAAGCTGATGGGGGTAAATCTTTGAGGACTTGATCAGCTTTTTGATAGCGATCGCTCGGCTTATATGCCAACATCTTTTTTAAGATGGCCTCTAATTTCGGACTAACATTAATTTCCTTTCCCCAGTACCAAGTCCCGTTATAGCTATCATAAAGTAATTGCGGTTCCTTCCCAGTCACTAACACCAAAACAGTCACTGCAAACGAGTATAAATCGCTACTTTTAAATACTTTTCCCTGAATTAACTGTTCTTCAGGTGCGTAGCCTTTTTTACCTAATAAAGTTCCATTTCCAGCCAACTGTGTCTGCCAAAAACCCTGATAAGCTGGTAATTGTTTTACACCTCCAAAATCGATCAACACAGGTAAATTATCACTTTGGCGTAAAATCAAATTATCCGGTGAAATATCGCGGTGAACTATATCTAGAGAGTGAATATAACTCAAAACGGGGAGAAGATTGTACAGAAGGTTAATAACTTCCTCCTCACTAAAAGATTTTCCCTGACTTTGACGGTGTGCAAATAACTGATAATAATTAGCACCCTCAATATAATCTTGGACTAAAAAGAAAAAATCCTTAGTGCCAATCTTTGCTTGTAGTGAAGCATGAAAACGCGGAATTTGGGGATGCTGAATTTTTTTGAGTACACTTGCTTCCCGTTCAAATAATTCTTTAGCTTTCTGTAAATCTTCTGATTTGACAACTTGGGGGGCAAATTCCTTTAAAACACACTTTTGACGGCTTTTTTGCCTATCAATCGCCAAATAGCTACGTCCAAAACCACCTTGCCCCAGTATACGCGCAATTTCATAACGATTATCTATTACCTGTCCTACAGTTAGAGGTAACGCTTCTCCGCAGTGAGTACAAAAACTGTTACTGCTATTATTCACGTGTTTTTTGCTGCAATATACCGACATGGTAGGGGAAGATAATCAGTTACTCATACAGTTCTACAACAGCGAAAAGGTAATTTACGAACATTTCCACCAAGGCATATATTAAAAAAATACAAAAAATAAATTAATTATACAATCTTGTGGGGTGGGCATCTTGCCCGCCCAAATCACCGAATCATTAAAAATCACAAGCCTGATGAAACCGCAAACACAAACCCAAAACGCAATTAAAGAACTGGAAAATTTTGTCTCTACTCCCTTAGCAGAGAAATTAGCACAGCATCTGAACATTGACACTCAAGAAATAGTTATACATCTATTTCAAACTGTAGCTGCTACTGTACCAGCTTACAAAGCATTTTTAGCAGAACATCACATCAATCCTGAGACAATTCAAACCTTAGCAGACTTCCAAAAGTTGCCAGTCATTTGTAAAGAAAATTATATTTCTCTTTACTCCTTATCAGAATTATGTAACTATGGAACATTAGGAAGCTGTGATATGATCGCAGCTTCCTCTGGCTCAACGGGGAAACCCACATTTTGGCCGCGTTTCTTGACAGATGAACTACAAATAGCCACAAGGTTTGAGCAGATTTTTCACGATAGTTTTCATGCAGACACCAAAAGCACCTTAGCAGTAGTGTGTTTTACCTTGGGAACATGGGTAGGGGGAATGTTCACGACCAATTGTTGTCGGTATCTTGCCCTCAAAGGATATCCTATCACAGTCATTACTCCTGGTAACAATAAAACAGAAATTTTGCGAGTTGTGCAGGAACTGGGTGGTAACTTTGAGCAAGTTGTACTATTAGGATATCCGCCATTTCTTAAAGATGTAATTGATATGGGTATTGCCAATGGTTTACAGTGGGGACAATATCAAATTAAACTAGTAATGGCTGGAGAAGTATTTAGTGAAGAATGGCGGAGTTTAGTTAGTGAAAGGATAGGATCTGAAAATCCCTGTTATGATTTTGCTTCCATGTATGGAACAGCAGACGCAGGAGTTTTAGGAAATGAAACACCTTTAAGTATTTGTATTCGGCGGTTTTTAGCAGAAAATCCCGCAGCAGCTAAAGCATTATTTGGAGAGTCTCGTTTACCAACATTAGTACAGTATGATCCTTGTAGTCGATTTTTTGAAGTTGAAGATAGTAGATTAATATTTTCTGGTAATAACGGCATTCCTTTAATTAGATATAATATCTTAGATAATGGTGGGTTAATTAGTTATGACCAGATGCTGAAATTTTTAGTAGAGTGGGGGTTTAATCCCATTATAGAATTACAGCAAAATAGAGGAATTAATCAATTACCATTTGTTTATGTTTTTGGACGTTCTAATTTTACCGTTTCCTATTTTGGTGCAAATATTTACCCAGAAAATGTGACAGTGGGATTAGAACAACCGATAATTCGAGAATGGGTAACAGGTAAGTTTGTATTGCAGGTACAAGAAGATTTAGATAAAAATCGCTTTTTATCTGTGGTTGTGGAATTAGCACCAAATATAGAGGGTAGTGAAGAGAAAAGACAAGCTATAACTAGTTCTATTCTTTCTCAACTGTTGCGGTTAAATAGCGAGTTTGCTAATTATGTTCCCGTGGAATATCAAACACCGCAAGTAGAATTAAAACCTACGGGTGATGTTGAGTATTTCCCTGTAGGTGTCAAACATCGATATACACGAAAGTAATACCAATTCATAATTCATAATTTATTTTGTAGGTTGGCATAGGCAGTCGCAATCCAACCTACATAATAGGTAATTAATGATGTCTTGTATTCTGTCTAGAGTAACGACATCTATAATACCTGCCATGATAATATCTATAACGATTTCTTCCAGTACAAGTCCGATAACGTCTTACATGGGTAGTAGTCTGACGACGATAATGAGGATGTGCATCAGCATTTTGTGTAATACCCAACACGGACATAGACGCTATTACAGTAGCGATAAAAAAAGAAGTAATACGTTTCATGAGGGTAATTTGAAGAGTTGGTAATTATTTCTAGAAGCGCAGGAAGTTTACGAAGCGGAGATTCCATAAGGCTGTGAATATATCTTAGCACCAAAATTTAGTGATGAACAAAAAGATTTTTATAATCAAATCCCCAACATATTTAAGAAGTCAGGGATCTAAGATTCCTAAAAAATTTACCAGGGATTACCAATAATTGTAAAAGCTGACCAATAATAAGGGTGGGAGAAAGTTTCATCCCTCAATGCTGCTAATTCTGATGGAAGTTGCAAACCTCCACTAGATCCCTGTAACTCACCCCTTTTTAAACCCACTTTCCCTTTTAGCATAGCAACTTGTGCTGCTTGCAGTGCTTTTGCTTTGAGTGGTGTCTGTTGCAAATGCTGATAAAATTCTGTCATCAAAGCCAAAGTTCCCACATCGCTAACATTCCAAATACTGGCCAAAACGGATTTTACTCCTGATTTAACTGTTAACCCTGCAAAACCTAACTCTGCTTCTTGATCTCCCAACGCAGTTCTACAAGCACTTAGAACTAATAAATCCACTGGTGGTTTATCCAAATTTAACTTGTCGATTTCATCTAATCTAATTCTTTCATTACCCCAGAACTGAATATAAGACTGATCGGGGTTTCCTGGTTTAAACTCTGCATGGGTAGCTAAGTGAACAATTTTAAAAGGCTGTTTTTTTCGTTGTGCTTGGAAATTTTTGAGGGTAAATTCTTGATTGATAAATTGTTTACTTGAACCCAATTCTTGGGTAATTTCATTTAATTCTACTGGTACTGCTGGTAAAGATTCCAGTTGAGAAAATTCCGATGCACCCATTGCTAAAACTTGCGAATACTTAGTTTTTTTGTAGTTAGAATTCATTAAATTAAAAGCAGGAATGCGGGCGATCGCATACTTTTCTACTAAAAACTGTTTTCCATCATGTAATGCTGCTATTGGTAGAGTACGTAAACCACTTCCTAAACAAAAAAGTATGGTATCTATTTTTTCAGTTTCTAGCGTAGATTCTAATGGTTTTACCATCCACTTATATAATGTTTGGGCTGGTTCCAAGTAAGCTTTGGTTCTACGTCTGCTGGGACTGGTAATGGCGACATTTAGCCTTTTGATCACATCCATTAAAGTCTTTTTGTCAGCTTCTACAACACTATAAACCTGTGGTTTTTTCCCAGGAGTGATGATTACTAATTGCAGTTGTGTTTCTCGTGGCCATATCCAGATAACAGCAGATTTTGTAGAAGTTTGTTGAGATATTTTAGTAAGTGTCTTCCCTATATCTTCAGCCGTTAAGGTAAAATCCGCCAAATTTTGATCAAAATATTGTTCATAGTCTTTTTCCCAATGTTTCTCAACTTCATTTACTGCTTCAATAAAGTTTTTGTTTTTGAGAAATCTATCCCAATCTTCTTCTTTAACAGCATAAGCAGATTGATTTTGCAGGAGAAGATTAAAGGTAATTGTACTTAAAAATACCAAAGCAAATAATAAAGAAAAAGTAATTGCTTTTTTCCATCGATTGTGAAACATTAATGTACTCCCTAGCTTTTACTACTTACTTAATTTAAGCATATTTTCCATATCCCCTGCCAGTGATATAAGTTTTTAGTTACTTCGGTTTAGTTAACGTGTAAGTAATATAGCAATCCTAAATGAGTTATGAACAAGAAGATCCCGGACTTCTTTAAGGAGTCCTGTATCTAAGCCTCTCAGCGTTTGCGAATCAAATAGGATTGCTAGAGATCAGGAATTAAACATAAATATAAATAATTTAATCAGGATGAAAACATGATGGATTATTTTTATACAATGTCTAATCTTTGGACTCCTGAATTGTGAAAATATTGATCGTTGATTTATCCTTGACAAAAAACCGAGATTATATTATAGCAAGTCTATTTTCGTCAAAATCACAAATTTTAATCAAATAATAATTAACAAATAATCAATTAATAATCAATTAATAATCAATTAATAGCTAGATCATATTCACTTCTTAACCTCTAAATGAAATCCTATTTATTGTGATATCAAAAAATAATCAGTCCATGTAAATCTTTCTAAAACCGTCATAGAAAGAAAGGTTGATGCAACTTTCGGTTTATAGTTTTGAGCCTTTGTTGTTACAGCTTTTGCGCTGATTTATTAGTAATTATTGCCAAGAAAATTGAAGAATTTGATGCATATTAATACACCATTCGATACAACCCAACCCGCACAAGTTAAAGGTTTGAACGGTTATACAGTTGACCCTATTTTTACTGTTGGTGAAACCATTAATGGTTATACCCCACCAGGTATTCTTGATGGTACAGGTGCTTTTGAACTCAACGAAACCACAGTTAGAATCTTGGTTAACAGCGAACTGAGCAGCAACGTAGGTTATGAATATACCCTGGAAAGTGGTGCTTCATTACCTGGTGCAAGAATTAGCTATTTTGACATTGATAAAAGTACCCTGAAAATAGTTGATTCAGGTCTAGCTTATGACACCATTTACAACCGTGCTGGTGAAATTGTAGACGAAGCTTCTGACTTAGAATTTGGTGGTATTGACCGCTTTTGTTCTGCCAACTTAATGGAAGCCAACCAGTTTGGTGCTGGTATGGGTTTTGCGGATACCATCTACTTTGCTGGTGAAGAAACCGACGGTGGTACAGAATTTGCCTTGGATGTACAAACAGGTGAACTGTGGGCTGTACCCTGGTTAGGTCGTGCGGCTTGGGAAAGCGTCACCGAACTAGACACTGGTAACACTGATCAAGTAGCCCTGTTAGTAGGAGATGATCGCGGTGCTGCACCATTAATTCTCTATGTTGGTAACAAAAATGTTAATGGTGATGGCAGTTTCTTAGATCGTAATGGACTAGCTGACGGTAAATTGTATGTTTGGGTTGCCGATGATGCCGCAGATGCCGCAGATGCTATTGAAGCTGATCCTAGAGATTTTAATGGCAGTGGTAACAACACAAACGGTAAATTTGTGGAAATCGACCACTATCGCCCCGACTTAGCTGGTACTAATGGTTACGATGCTCAAGGTTTTGCCGATCAAGCTAAACAGGATGCGTTAGCTGCGGGAGTAGGTGCTTTCTTGTTCTCTCGTCCTGAAGATGTAGCCACCAACCCCTTTGATGGTACTGAAGCTGTTTTGGCTTCCACTGGTCGTACTGGTATTTTCGATGATGCTGATACCTGGGGTACAACTTATAAAATAGATGTTGACTTTGGCGCAACTGAAATCACCGCAAACCTTAACATCCTCTACGATGGTAACGACGACGGTAACAAAGATTTTGGATTGCGGAGTCCTGATAACTTAGACTGGGCTGATAATGGCAAAATCTATGTCCAAGAAGACCG
The genomic region above belongs to Anabaena sphaerica FACHB-251 and contains:
- a CDS encoding Hsp70 family protein, which translates into the protein MTIIAIDFGTSNTVISILEPDTQQPKSLRFPNLSRVFVGVTSQGERLEYPVIPSLIFIKSGNNIILGEGVRSQRLGLSQSYPPERLFKKFKRDLAGDYQPPAIQIDGINYHVVSVSELFIQTIWTEIKKQNIEPSHLIFTVPVGAFERYLDWFRDLGKKLNVPKVSIVDESTAAALGYAVKSPGKLILVVDFGGGTLDLSLVKTVTNSDKNNSLRAEVLAKSEAYVGGEDIDVWIVDDYLRSQNLTPEAVGKISYQNLLEIAERLKIQLSKNSSVSESWFDDESFMSYELKITREKLEEILEYRQFLQQLRDALDEVLTFALRKGISKNDIEQVLLVGGSCLIPAVQQLIISYFGKTKVKLNKPFDAVCHGALAITQITEIDDFLRHSYAIRLWESYSKSYIYHHLFTKGEKYPCQRQEWLTLQAANNGQREIRLDIGELGDTTQTEIAFDASGRMTSSTLQHQESYCSLDTQHQQVCVAKLNPPGEAGFDRISVLFEVDSRRTLLATVKDLLTGEVLVDRGEIYKLT
- a CDS encoding molecular chaperone GrpE; the encoded protein is MQYRGSASSDKMEVEPLELHSQSGDWERELNKLRNNMLEQINQVAFAVILVIIVYIILRILFPENNQDTSNNNESVTSPDTEQKIKDLEIQCQRLREELKQQSQQLQSDFQNETFTQLQTLLSNYPTVKKMALAKPDLPAKNLISLFTSLDNLITSWGYTAIGETWEQVNYNPQLHQADSDDIQEGELVYIRFIGYQNSDKILYAAKVSRTLPPGFDNN
- a CDS encoding alkaline phosphatase PhoX; this translates as MHINTPFDTTQPAQVKGLNGYTVDPIFTVGETINGYTPPGILDGTGAFELNETTVRILVNSELSSNVGYEYTLESGASLPGARISYFDIDKSTLKIVDSGLAYDTIYNRAGEIVDEASDLEFGGIDRFCSANLMEANQFGAGMGFADTIYFAGEETDGGTEFALDVQTGELWAVPWLGRAAWESVTELDTGNTDQVALLVGDDRGAAPLILYVGNKNVNGDGSFLDRNGLADGKLYVWVADDAADAADAIEADPRDFNGSGNNTNGKFVEIDHYRPDLAGTNGYDAQGFADQAKQDALAAGVGAFLFSRPEDVATNPFDGTEAVLASTGRTGIFDDADTWGTTYKIDVDFGATEITANLNILYDGNDDGNKDFGLRSPDNLDWADNGKIYVQEDRAIGADLFGATSGEEASIWSIDPSAADPAATATRVAQIDRSGVPVGQTDSSPTDIGNWESSGILDVSELFGNAPGTQFIIDTQAHSLRDGDIINKPGIDTDGDGTVEASDNLVQGGQLAFLVTPNASLIQDSQLVSGSTGADTLTGGIDFDGVNDIVFTGAGNDEVDVPFGSNLAGDNRIFTGSGADVIYVGDRDRSFGGSGNDEIDATDATDYRLSGGAGNDIFYLGADGRALGGDGNDQFYVQEGGGNLISGGAGADQFWIVTGDLPATANTIVDFEMGTDVLGISGQGAGFDFSDLTLSGDSIMIGATTVAMLNGMNTTGLTAANFAFV
- a CDS encoding phenylacetate--CoA ligase family protein, whose protein sequence is MKPQTQTQNAIKELENFVSTPLAEKLAQHLNIDTQEIVIHLFQTVAATVPAYKAFLAEHHINPETIQTLADFQKLPVICKENYISLYSLSELCNYGTLGSCDMIAASSGSTGKPTFWPRFLTDELQIATRFEQIFHDSFHADTKSTLAVVCFTLGTWVGGMFTTNCCRYLALKGYPITVITPGNNKTEILRVVQELGGNFEQVVLLGYPPFLKDVIDMGIANGLQWGQYQIKLVMAGEVFSEEWRSLVSERIGSENPCYDFASMYGTADAGVLGNETPLSICIRRFLAENPAAAKALFGESRLPTLVQYDPCSRFFEVEDSRLIFSGNNGIPLIRYNILDNGGLISYDQMLKFLVEWGFNPIIELQQNRGINQLPFVYVFGRSNFTVSYFGANIYPENVTVGLEQPIIREWVTGKFVLQVQEDLDKNRFLSVVVELAPNIEGSEEKRQAITSSILSQLLRLNSEFANYVPVEYQTPQVELKPTGDVEYFPVGVKHRYTRK
- a CDS encoding serine/threonine-protein kinase — protein: MTNLYCSQGHQNPSGSKFCLQCGEKMLDIPTATSGIQAGQTLGDRYVIVRLLGQGGFGRTYLAEDLNRFREACVLKEFSPQVQTPYVVQKAKELFQREASVLYQLKHHQIPRFRELLSMNLQGKEYLFLVQDHVEGETYNSLLNTRKQQGLRFTEIEVRQLLQQILPVLEYIHSVGVIHRDISPDNLMLRNVDKLPVLIDFGGVKQVAATVASQYYQSGEISSSNSGTLLGKIGFAPPEQMQTGLVSPHSDLYALAVTVLVLLTGKQPQELIDTENLNWQWRREVNLSPVLGNILDKMLSPRPSDRYQSTRQVLAALNPQGVDYPPTQLPANYPPTQYPTPTPPPIPTAGTVAVSPPKTPVHQPVVTPTPQTASVWTATNVFIVTVALFSSVGLLWWGFNNRPEGLKGSDPLITSSPTPSKTPSPEPTANYSPAERERKQRLSDRRQQLGINNSFYVSLINQIFWQKNPSLTGRTLSDKPEDESLRSEWDQTASEVLDKLSPLSESSRRQIGTYTPAERDRWKVEVNKINVGSRSLYDLGDAAFYRVFPEQRGNNFLDQPIGQVWHAFVSDKLNAILANSAFQRIVFPEGATGKTISGTLQPGGGKVFIAGLAKDQNMEVKLDAGSQVLLSIYSPSGKVTFLEDSTQRNVSKTLPETGFYEFVVVSKASKPVDYQLTVTAENPPEPEPTPTETPTPEPTPEPTETPEPTL
- a CDS encoding serine/threonine-protein kinase, with product MSVYCSKKHVNNSSNSFCTHCGEALPLTVGQVIDNRYEIARILGQGGFGRSYLAIDRQKSRQKCVLKEFAPQVVKSEDLQKAKELFEREASVLKKIQHPQIPRFHASLQAKIGTKDFFFLVQDYIEGANYYQLFAHRQSQGKSFSEEEVINLLYNLLPVLSYIHSLDIVHRDISPDNLILRQSDNLPVLIDFGGVKQLPAYQGFWQTQLAGNGTLLGKKGYAPEEQLIQGKVFKSSDLYSFAVTVLVLVTGKEPQLLYDSYNGTWYWGKEINVSPKLEAILKKMLAYKPSDRYQKADQVLKDLPPSASLHTVNTINTMQPPVNTQNPYITKLKTMVAAPGVKRAQAIGSKFHHRTQLAVQQIPMPVWLRPFAVSFIITTGVTLTGVGVWALGNFMVKSVSSITLPKIEVPKIPSINNPGGVANSNRSIQEVFSRLQELEISPVVFTRIVDERFYTLRTGLQRRVLTDKPEDRVLREQWNSTADELLKNIERANLSQTARRKIGSYSQQDSQRWDQLAKAGRLGKYKSFQDLREETYQKFDPLFPGQERGKLNQQTFLQIWYAIASDQVGNK
- a CDS encoding CHAT domain-containing protein — protein: MFHNRWKKAITFSLLFALVFLSTITFNLLLQNQSAYAVKEEDWDRFLKNKNFIEAVNEVEKHWEKDYEQYFDQNLADFTLTAEDIGKTLTKISQQTSTKSAVIWIWPRETQLQLVIITPGKKPQVYSVVEADKKTLMDVIKRLNVAITSPSRRRTKAYLEPAQTLYKWMVKPLESTLETEKIDTILFCLGSGLRTLPIAALHDGKQFLVEKYAIARIPAFNLMNSNYKKTKYSQVLAMGASEFSQLESLPAVPVELNEITQELGSSKQFINQEFTLKNFQAQRKKQPFKIVHLATHAEFKPGNPDQSYIQFWGNERIRLDEIDKLNLDKPPVDLLVLSACRTALGDQEAELGFAGLTVKSGVKSVLASIWNVSDVGTLALMTEFYQHLQQTPLKAKALQAAQVAMLKGKVGLKRGELQGSSGGLQLPSELAALRDETFSHPYYWSAFTIIGNPW